GTACGAATTTCTTTTTTACCAAAAGCAGCTTGTAAACGATATTGTGCTTCGATTTGAACTTTAATAGCTTCGTGAGCAAATTTAATAGCTTCGATCATTTCGGCTTCTGAGATTTCTTTCATCTCACCTTCAACCATTGCTACAGAATCCATAGAAGCTCCAATCATCATGTCGATGTCTGATCTTTCTAAATCTTCTCTGCTTGGGTTGATAACCAATTTTCCGTCGATACGTGCAACACGAACTTCAGAAATTAAGTTGTAAAATGGAATATCTGAAACGGCTAATGCTGCAGATGCAGCTAAACCAGCTAATGCGTCTGGCATAACTTCTTCGTCGTGAGACATTAGTTGAATCATAACCTGAGTTTCAGCATGGTAATCGTCTGGGAAAAGCGGACGTAATACACGGTCTACTAATCTCATTGTTAATACTTCACTGTCGCTTGGACGAGCTTCTCTCTTGAAGAAACCTCCTGGAAAACGACCAGCTGCTGCAAATTTTTCGCGATAATCTACCGTTAGTGGTAAAAAATCAACACCTGGGTTTGACGTACGAGCTGAAACTGCTGTTGCAAGTATCATCGTATCGCCCATTCTTACTACTACAGAACCGTCAGCTTGTTTTGCTAAACGTCCTGTCTCGATTGTGATGCTTCTACCATCACCCAAATCGATTTTTTCTACAAATAATTGTGGAATCATAAATTTTTTCCTTTTGATTATACAATGGGTTTTAGTTGTGTTGTAGTTGTTGTTGTGTAGTTATTGTTATCTAAAACCCAATGAAAAACCAAACTTTTTTTCTTGTAACAAATCCTGTCAGACTTGTGTATTGTAAAAACAAAAAGAGGCACTCTCGCACCTCTTTTCTATATTGATTATTTTCTGATATTCAATACTTTGATAATCTCACGATATCTGTTGATATCTTTCTTTTTCAAGTAATCCAACAAAGCTCTTCTTTTACCTACTAATAGTACAAGAGAACGCTCAGTGTTATAATCGTGACGATTTTTTTTCAAGTGTTCAGTTAAGTGTGAAATTCTGTAAGTGAACAATGCAATCTGACCTTCAGCGCTTCCAGTGTTTGTTGCACCACCGTGTTGTGCGAAAATTTCTTCTTTCTTTTCTTTAGTTAAATACATTCCAATATTATTTAATGATTTTTATGTATGTCGTACATCTTTTGTAAGACGGGTGCAAAATTAGATTAAAAAAACAGAAAAATCAAAAAAAAAAATAAAAGAATCTAAAAAAAGAATATCGATTCTTCTTTTTTGAATAATTTCCGCACTTTTATTTGTTTAATTTGACACTGTTATAGGTATTGAATATAAAACCCTTACAGGCACACCTCTTTGTTGTCCAGGGGTCCAGTTTTCATAGCTTGTTACTACTCTCATGGCCTCTTCATCAAGACCATATCCTAATGATTTTAGTATTTTTGGTTCAACAATTTTACCATCTTTTTCAATTACAAACTGAACGACTAATCTTCCGGAGATTTTATTAAGTACTGCTTCTTTTGTTTTTGTAAAGTTTGCGCCTATAAATTTATAAAAATCAGAAATTCCTTTTTCAGGTAAAGGTCTTGATTCCAAAACAGTGTATTGTCTTTCTTTGCCTTCAGAATTTATACTTTTTCCAGAAATAAACTTTCCGTTATCATATATATCAGTGTATTGATAGTTTGTAACTTCATTAATGCCTTTCCATTCACCATCTTTAAATCCATTTTTGACATTTCCTTTTGCAGCATATTTTTCGCGAATTTCTTCATAGGTGCCGTTTCCATTCTTAACCATCTGCTCATTTTTGGTATTCCAAAAATCATAAATTTTTAAATTGGAGCTAAATCCTTTTTCAGATTCAATATATTCAGCTTTTAATTTAGGATTTCCATTTTCATACCATTCAGAAAAACTGCCATTTAATCTTGATTTAATGTAGTTTTCTATTCTTTTTTTCTTGCCATTTTTATAATAGTAAATATATTCACCTTCTCGGGAAAAGCCGTCTTTTGTCTTAGAATTTCCTTCCATTTCTAGTACACCAGATTTATAATAATCTTTAATTTGATATAAATCTTTTTCGGTGTAATAATCTTTAATAATCCGATAAGAGAAATGCTTTTCTTTAGAAACATCTTTTCCAATTGAATCGTAATAGATGATTTTATCTGTAATGTTTTGTGAAAAAATCCACATTGGAAGTGTCAAAAAAAGAAAATGAAAACTTCTTTTCATAAAAATATAATGTATTAGTTATTTGGTTTTAGCAATTTCTTTCTCCTTTAATGAATAAGAACGACTCACATTATTTTCATCAGTCTTAGTTCCTGAAACTAAAATTCCTTTATCATAATTTTCAGTAAATGTAATTTTACGTTCGGCATCACTTCCCTGCCAGATGCCTTGCTTTAAACCATTTTTAATAGTTCCTTTTTCTGTTATAAAGTTATCTGTATTTTCATATTCTCCATTTCCATCAACTACGGTTTGTTCTTTATTTACATTCCAAAAATTAAGGATTAAAGTTTGAGCTGTTTTTGTTTTAGGATCCCAGGAATTCTGCTTCTCGCACTTTTTGCTTTGATTTTCGTACCAGGTGATTTCTTTTCCGGATTTATGATTGTCAGTATAATTTATAACAGATTCCTTTGCGCCATTTTTGTAGTAATAGATAAATTCACCATCTTTTTTCAGTATATCTCTGTCTAGAGTGGCGCCTGTCATTTTCTTTCTTCCGTTTTTATAAAAATCAGTAACCACATAGCGTACGCTTTTTTGGGAATAGTTTGTAATGATGCGTGTGTAGATTTGGTTTTCGGGCGTAGTTTCACGATATAATGAGTCAAGAAAAATTTTTTTCGAGACCATGTTAATTTGTGCAGATAGAGTAACTGAAATTAAAAGAAAGAATAATATGAAAAGGCTTTTTTTCATTTAGATCTATTTTTTGTAATAAAAATAGGGCTTCTAAAATAACTTGGCAACTTCCTGATTTACAAATTCTAAAAATCGTTCGTCAGCTTCTGTAAAAGGGTTTATTACGTGACTGTCAATATCAATTTGTCCAATGTTTACTCCGTTTACAAATAAAGGTACAACAATTTCTGATTTTACAGTAAAACTGCAGGCGATATAATTATCCTGAGCCTTAACATCCGGTACAACAAAATTGGCATTGCTTTCAGCGACCTGTCCACAAATACCTTTTCCAAATGGAATAACGGTATGATCTGTTTCGGCACCTACATAAGGTCCTAAATGTAAAGTTTTGTTATCATGATTGGCAAAATAAAAACCAACCCAATTATAATAGTCTATACTTTCGCTTAATAACTGACAGACTGCCAGTAATTTCTCGTCTCTGGTTGTATTTGTCTCAGCTACAATAGCTGAAATTTTTGGCTGTAATTCCTGAAATGTCATGATTTGAAAATTTTATACAAAAGTATTTAAAGCTGAACTCAAAAAATACATAAATTTGAAAAAAAAATCTTTTGAAAAAATATTTAGTACAATTTAAACCATTCCTTATTTTCATAGGGACTTTTTTTGTGGCTTATATTTTACTTACCCTAATTTATAAAAGTTATCTGAACAGTTTTGAGTCAAATAATATTGACGGAATTACTGCTGTTGTTGGCTCTAATATCTATTGGTTAATGGATGTTTTTAATTGTGATGTTCTGATTCAGAAAAGTTTATCGGGAGCTTATTTAGAAGTTTGGTACAATAAGCATTATGTTATTCGAATTGTAGAAGGGTGTAATGCAGTAAGTGTAATGATTTTGTTTATCTCATTTGTGCTCGCTTTTTCCGGAAAACTTAAAACGACTGTATTGTTTATCTTATCAGGAACTCTTTTTATTTATATTTTAAATGTGATCAGAATTGCGTTATTGGCTGTTTTGTTATTTCGCTATCCTGAAAAAGTACATCTTTTGCACGGCGTTCTTTTTCCTTTAATTATTTATGGACTTGTTTTCGCTTTATGGGTTTTCTGGGTAAATAAATTTTCAAAATATGCTAAATAAACTTTCCGAAAATAAATTCAGGATTATAATTACTATTCTGGTCGTTTTGTGTTTAGGGATTGTCAGGGCTTTCGAAAATAAATTGTTTTACGATCCTTTTCTGGTTTATTTTGAGTCTGATTTTAAAGGATTGCCATTTCCTCAGGTTGACAATTTAAAACTTTTTGCAGGACTTTTGTTTCGTTATGCTTTAAATACTGCTTTGTCATTAGTACTTATTTATACTTTGTTCAAGGATAAAGAAATCTTCAAGTTTAGTGCATTTTTATATGTGTTTTTTTTAGTTCTTCTTTTGGCTGCTTTTTTTATCATTCTCGAATTTTTTCCCAATGCAAACTGGCTGCTTTTTTATGTAAGAAGATTTATCATTCAGCCAATTTTTTTACTATTGTTTGTGCCTGCTTTTTATTATCAGAAGCAAAATCTTAAAAAATAACATTTTATTTAGCTTTTTATCCGGACTTTTTAAATAATTTTGCACTATGAATTTAAAGAAGTGCACAGGAGTATTTTTAGCGTTCCTATTGTTGGTATCCAACATAGGGTTTGCTTTTGATGTGCATTATTGCGGAGGAAAAATTGCTTCGGTTTCCTTAAGTAAGATTTCTCCTGAAAAAAAATGCTGTGGAGACAAAGAAAAAAAATCTTCCTGCTGTAAAGACAAGGTGGTTAAATTTGAAAAAAAATCAGATGATGCTACTTTTAAAGTTTTCTTTTTTCAGATTGCTTTTCCTGCAGTAATTCATGAATTTAAATCGCTTGGGTTTTTATCAGTTCCAAGTTTTAAAAGTAAAGAAGTCATTTCGTATTATGCTGATGCGAATGCTCCTCCTTTATATCAACTCTATCATCAATATATTTTTTACGCCTGATTTTAATGTTTAGAATCAAGCCATATTTGGTTTGTACTATACTGTTTTGGTTTTTCCTTCTGTATTCAGGAAATTAAAAGACAGTTTCTAATTAACATTAAAATCTTTTTTTATGCAAAAAAATATCATGCTTTTTATGATGATTTTGCTTTCCGTTTCTGTGTTTTCACAGGAAGATTTAGAGGAAGTAAAAGTTACCAAAAAGCAAAAATCACTTAAAAAATCCTATACGGTTACTGCTAATACAACCGTGATTACAAGCAAGGAATTGCTTAAAGCAGCCTGCTGCAATCTGGCAGAAAGTTTTGAAACGAACCCATCAATCGATGTGAATTTTTCTGATGCCTTAACCGGAACCAAACAAATAAAAATGCTGGGTTTAACGAGCCCGTATTTAATGATTACTGAAGAAAACATCCCTTCGGTTCGTGGTGCTTCCCAAGCTTATGGATTGTCTTTTACACCGGGAACCTGGATTGAAAGTGTTCAGATTACGAAAGGTGCCGGAAGTGTAATTAACGGATACGAAAGTATTTCGGGGCAAATCAATACGGAACTTTTAAAGCCTCTAAGTGATATTCCGTTTTTTCTGAATGCTTATGGCTCTACTGATGCCCGTTTTGAACTGAATACCCATTTCAATAAAAAAATATCTGACAAATGGGCGACAAGTTTATTTCTGCACGGAAATACGCGCGTAGCAAAAAATGACATGAACGATGACGGATTCTTAGATAATCCGTTAGGCAAACAAATCAATCTTTTGAACCGTTATCAATATTATAATCCGGACAGCGGTTTGGTGAGTTTTATCAATTTCAGGTATATGAATGATAAAAAACAAACGGGTGAAGTAGATTTTGATAAAGACACCGATCGTGGAACAATGAATCACTGGGGTTCAGAAATCAATACAGAACGTTTTGATGTATCGACAAAAATTGGTTACGTTTTTAAAGATATGCCCTATCAGAGCATTGGTTTTCAAAATGCTTTTAACAGTCATAAACAAGATTCATATTTTGGTTTAAATCAATACGATATTAAACAGAATAGTTTTTATTCGAATTTGATTTTCAATTCCATAATAAGCAACACAATGAATAAGTTTACAGCTGGTTTGAATTTTGCCTATGATCAATATCAGGAATTTGTAAATACAACTGATTATAGCCGAATTGATAATTCGGTTGGTGCTTTTTTTGAATACACTTATGATAATACGGATAATTTCAGTTTGATTTTGGGCGGAAGGGTTGATAATCATAACCGTTTAGGGTTTTTCGTAACCCCTCGTCTGCATATGCGATACAATCCATGGAAAGACGGTGTAATTCGTTTTTCTGCCGGAAGAGGAAAACGTTCTGCTAATATTTTTGCAGAGAATCAACAGCTTTTTGCAAGTTCGAGAGCCTTTTCAATCTTAGATAATAGTGGAAAAATTTATGGTTTAAATCCTGAAATTGCATGGAATTATGGTGTGAGTTTTTCTCAGAAATTCAAGCTTTTCAATAAAAATGCCGAAGCAGGTTTTGATATTTACAGAACAGATTTCCAAAATCAGGCAGTTGTCGATTTGATGCAAAGTCCACAAGAGGTTTTGTTTTATAATTTAAAAGGAAACTCATTCGCAAATAGTTTGCAGGTAGAATTCAATTATGAGTTAATCCATAACCTGAATTTAAGAACAGCCTACAAATACTATGATATTCAAACCGATTATTTAAGAGGTACTTTTCAGAGACCATTGCAGGCCAAACATCGTTTTTTAGGAAATCTTGAATATGAAACCCAATTAAATGATGGCAAACAATGGAAGTTTGATTACACCTTTAACTGGTCTGGAAAACAACAATTGCCATACACGGTATCAAATCCTGAAGCTGACCGATTTTCAGAATTTTCACCTTCTTATGCTGTAATGAATGTTCAGGTTACCAGAGTTTTTTCTCCAGTCTTTGAAGTATATGCAGGAGGGGAGAATATTGGAAATTACAAGCAGCAAAAAGCAATTTTAGGTGCAGAAGATCCGTTTGGTGCGAACTTTGATGCTTCAATTGCATACGCGCCAATTTTTGGACAAATGTATTATGCAGGATTACGATTTAAAATAAAATAAGCAAACAATGTCAAAAAGCAATGGCAATAACAAATTCAATAACAATAAATAATAAAAAGATGAACAAGATAATTTTAATAGCATTGATAACTTTTTTAGGATTTTCAGCTCAGGCACAAACTAAAAAAAATAAGAATTTAAAATACACTACAGAAGTTAATGGCAATTGTGAACAGTGTAAAAAACGTATCGAAAAAGCGGCTTTTAGTGTTCCGGGTGTAAAAACTGCTAATTGGGACATCAGTTCTCACCAGCTAACAGTGATTTTAAACGAAGAAAAATCATCAACAGCTGATTTGAATAAAGCTGTTGCAAAGGTTGGTCATGATACCAAAGAAGTAAAAGCAACTCAGGCAGATTATGATAATCTGCATTCTTG
The Flavobacterium flavigenum genome window above contains:
- a CDS encoding TonB-dependent receptor plug domain-containing protein, yielding MQKNIMLFMMILLSVSVFSQEDLEEVKVTKKQKSLKKSYTVTANTTVITSKELLKAACCNLAESFETNPSIDVNFSDALTGTKQIKMLGLTSPYLMITEENIPSVRGASQAYGLSFTPGTWIESVQITKGAGSVINGYESISGQINTELLKPLSDIPFFLNAYGSTDARFELNTHFNKKISDKWATSLFLHGNTRVAKNDMNDDGFLDNPLGKQINLLNRYQYYNPDSGLVSFINFRYMNDKKQTGEVDFDKDTDRGTMNHWGSEINTERFDVSTKIGYVFKDMPYQSIGFQNAFNSHKQDSYFGLNQYDIKQNSFYSNLIFNSIISNTMNKFTAGLNFAYDQYQEFVNTTDYSRIDNSVGAFFEYTYDNTDNFSLILGGRVDNHNRLGFFVTPRLHMRYNPWKDGVIRFSAGRGKRSANIFAENQQLFASSRAFSILDNSGKIYGLNPEIAWNYGVSFSQKFKLFNKNAEAGFDIYRTDFQNQAVVDLMQSPQEVLFYNLKGNSFANSLQVEFNYELIHNLNLRTAYKYYDIQTDYLRGTFQRPLQAKHRFLGNLEYETQLNDGKQWKFDYTFNWSGKQQLPYTVSNPEADRFSEFSPSYAVMNVQVTRVFSPVFEVYAGGENIGNYKQQKAILGAEDPFGANFDASIAYAPIFGQMYYAGLRFKIK
- a CDS encoding heavy-metal-associated domain-containing protein, with protein sequence MNKIILIALITFLGFSAQAQTKKNKNLKYTTEVNGNCEQCKKRIEKAAFSVPGVKTANWDISSHQLTVILNEEKSSTADLNKAVAKVGHDTKEVKATQADYDNLHSCCKYERE
- a CDS encoding exosortase F system-associated membrane protein; translation: MLNKLSENKFRIIITILVVLCLGIVRAFENKLFYDPFLVYFESDFKGLPFPQVDNLKLFAGLLFRYALNTALSLVLIYTLFKDKEIFKFSAFLYVFFLVLLLAAFFIILEFFPNANWLLFYVRRFIIQPIFLLLFVPAFYYQKQNLKK
- a CDS encoding GAF domain-containing protein; its protein translation is MTFQELQPKISAIVAETNTTRDEKLLAVCQLLSESIDYYNWVGFYFANHDNKTLHLGPYVGAETDHTVIPFGKGICGQVAESNANFVVPDVKAQDNYIACSFTVKSEIVVPLFVNGVNIGQIDIDSHVINPFTEADERFLEFVNQEVAKLF
- a CDS encoding HYC_CC_PP family protein, which produces MNLKKCTGVFLAFLLLVSNIGFAFDVHYCGGKIASVSLSKISPEKKCCGDKEKKSSCCKDKVVKFEKKSDDATFKVFFFQIAFPAVIHEFKSLGFLSVPSFKSKEVISYYADANAPPLYQLYHQYIFYA
- the xrtF gene encoding exosortase family protein XrtF, with the translated sequence MKKYLVQFKPFLIFIGTFFVAYILLTLIYKSYLNSFESNNIDGITAVVGSNIYWLMDVFNCDVLIQKSLSGAYLEVWYNKHYVIRIVEGCNAVSVMILFISFVLAFSGKLKTTVLFILSGTLFIYILNVIRIALLAVLLFRYPEKVHLLHGVLFPLIIYGLVFALWVFWVNKFSKYAK
- a CDS encoding energy transducer TonB, whose translation is MKRSFHFLFLTLPMWIFSQNITDKIIYYDSIGKDVSKEKHFSYRIIKDYYTEKDLYQIKDYYKSGVLEMEGNSKTKDGFSREGEYIYYYKNGKKKRIENYIKSRLNGSFSEWYENGNPKLKAEYIESEKGFSSNLKIYDFWNTKNEQMVKNGNGTYEEIREKYAAKGNVKNGFKDGEWKGINEVTNYQYTDIYDNGKFISGKSINSEGKERQYTVLESRPLPEKGISDFYKFIGANFTKTKEAVLNKISGRLVVQFVIEKDGKIVEPKILKSLGYGLDEEAMRVVTSYENWTPGQQRGVPVRVLYSIPITVSN
- the rpsO gene encoding 30S ribosomal protein S15 — protein: MYLTKEKKEEIFAQHGGATNTGSAEGQIALFTYRISHLTEHLKKNRHDYNTERSLVLLVGKRRALLDYLKKKDINRYREIIKVLNIRK